The Chiloscyllium punctatum isolate Juve2018m chromosome 45, sChiPun1.3, whole genome shotgun sequence genome has a segment encoding these proteins:
- the bysl gene encoding bystin produces MPKTKAAKGRLKESRGLALADQILQEDAVKPISRIKKRGRGDEEADDEYVDEKLSRKILEQARIQQEELESEHGVGKRKRPQTTILGASSKRRGSDSESDDEWPALDQAAAMAKEDYCKEVVVNAEDEKAIDMFMSKNPPLRRTLADIIMEKITEKQTEVETVMSEFSGRPMPQLDPRVLDVYKGVREVLCKYRSGKLPKAFKIIPALSNWEQILYITEPESWTAAAMYQATRIFTANLKAKMAQRFYNLVLLPRIRDDIAEYKRLNFHLYSALKKALFKPGAWFKGILLPLCESGTCTLREAIIIGSILTKCSIPVLHTSAAMLKVAEMEYNGANSIFLRLMIDKKYALPFRVIDALVFHFLQFRSDQRILPVLWHQCLLTFAQRYKEDLSSEQKESLLELLRIHCHAQISPEIRRELVNSKSRDVEVGMAVE; encoded by the exons ATGCCGAAAACGAAGGCGGCGAAAGGCAGGCTGAAGGAGTCCAGGGGCCTGGCCTTGGCCGATCAGATCCTGCAGGAAGATGCTGTCAAACCGATCAGCCGCATCAAGAAGCGGGGCCGGGGGGACGAGGAGGCCGACGATGAGTACGTGGACGAGAAACTGTCCCGTAAGATCCTGGAGCAGGCCAGGATTCAGCAGGAGGAGCTGGAGTCAGAGCATGGGGTCGGCAAGAGGAAGAGACCCCAAACCACGATCCTGG GCGCAAGTTCGAAGAGAAGAGGTTCTGACTCCGAATCGGATGATGAATGGCCTGCACTGGACCAAGCTGCAGCAATGGCGAAGGAAGACTATTGTAAGGAGGTCGTTGTGAATGCCGAGGACGAAAAGGCTATCGATATGTTCATGAGCAAAAATCCACCATTGAG GCGTACTCTTGCCGACATTATTATGGAGAAGATCACAGAGAAGCAGACGGAAGTGGAGACAGTCATGTCTGAATTCTCTGGCCGACCTATGCCTCAGCTCGACCCCAGAGTCTTGGATGTTTATAAAGGAGTTCGTGAG GTATTGTGCAAGTACAGGAGTGGGAAACTCCCCAAAGCCTTTAAGATTATCCCAGCATTGTCAAACTGGGAACAGATTTTGTACATCACTGAACCAGAAAGCTGGACAGCAGCAGCTATGTATCAGGCAACAAG GATTTTTACTGCCAATCTGAAGGCAAAGATGGCGCAGAGATTCTATAACTTGGTACTTTTGCCTCGAATCAGAGATGATATTGCAGAATACAAACGCCTAAACTTTCATCTTTATTCAGCCTTAAAAAAAGCACTATTCAAACCTGGAGCTTGGTTTAAAG GTATTCTACTTCCCTTGTGTGAATCTGGCACATGCACATTAAGAGAAGCTATCATTATTGGGAGCATTCTGACAAAATGCTCTATTCCAGTTCTGCACACCAG TGCTGCAATGCTGAAGGTTGCGGAAATGGAATATAATGGAGCAAACAGCATCTTCCTCCGACTGATGATTGACAAGAAGTATGCACTTCCCTTCCGGGTAATCGACGCTTTAGTGTTCCACTTCCTGCAGTTCAGGAGTGATCAGCGAATCCTACCTGTACTGTGGCACCAGTGTCTGCTTACCTTTGCTCAGCGGTATAAAGAGGACTTGTCCTCTGAGCAGAAAGAGTCCTTGCTGGAACTGCTGCGGATCCACTGCCATGCGCAGATTTCACCCGAGATCCGACGTGAACTGGTCAACTCTAAGTCGAGGGATGTGGAAGTGGGAATGGCAGTGGAGTGA